The DNA window CGGCCGCAGCAGGGCCCGGTGCTGCCGTGGGATGTGCTGCCCCCCGAGGCCCGCCGGGTCCTGGAGGCACTGCCGGCCGCCGCCGACGGTGCACCGGTCGAGGCGGTCGTCCGGGCCGCCGGGCTGCCGCCGGACGAGGTGCTGCACCGGCTCTATGAGCTGGCCTCGCTGGGGTTTGCCGAGCGCTCCGGAGCGCACTGGCGTACCGCCCGCCGCCGCAGGGGCGACCCGCCCGGGTGACAGCGGGTCCCCCGATCGATATCGAACGCAACACCGTACGGCGGCCAGGTGGGGGGAATCCTGGCGGAGGCGCCACACGGCTCCCGCAGCCCCCGGCGCACCCGCCCGACCTGCGCATACCCACCACCAGATCGAGGGATGGACAGGAGTGGGTAGCTCTCAGCACTCGTCCGATCACGCTACGCTCGCCACGACTTCCATACGGACACACGACTCGGCAGAACGGCGCACAAGGACGCATGCCCACACACATTCCCCGGCGGAGAGCGACCGGCGGCGACAGAGCCCTGACGGCTTCGGCTGCTGGGCCGGGGCCTGCCCCCGAGATCCACTCGGCGGTGGCGGGGGCGGCAGCTGCGGCCGGAGGCGCCGGACCCGCCCGGTCCGGGCTCAGCGGGCAGAGCGCCGCCCCGGCTCCGGCCGTGGAGGCAGCCGCTCCGCCGCCGACGGCCTCGTCCGAGCCTCCGAGGCCGCCCGGCGCCCGGCGCGGCGGTGCGGCCGCCGAGCGCCCGGCACTCGACCAGCTGTGGCGCTCCTATAAGTCGACCGGCGACGGCCGCCTGCGGGAGCAGCTGATCCTGCACTACTCACCGCTGGTCAAGTACGTGGCCGGGCGGGTCGGGGTGGGCCTGCCGGCCAATGTCGAGCAGGCGGACTTCGTCTCCTCGGGCGTTTTCGGGCTGATCGACGCCATCGAGAAGTTCGATCTCGACCGCGCCATCAAGTTCGAGACCTATGCGATCAGCCGCATCCGTGGTGCCATCATCGACGAGTTGCGGGCGCTGGACTGGATCCCCCGCTCGGTGCGGCAGAAGGCGCGGGCGGTGGAGCGCGCGTACGCGACCCTGGAGACCCGGCTGCGGCGCACCCCCCATGAACCCGAGGTGGCCGCCGAGATGGGCATCCCGGTGGAGGAGCTGCACGCCATTTTCAGCCAGTTGTCGCTGGCCAATGTGGCTGCTTTGGACGAGTTGCTGCACCCGGTGGGCGAGGGCGGCGACGGGCTCAGCCTGCTGGACACCCTGGTGGACACCGCTGCGGACGACCCCGTGGAGGTGGCCGAGGACCGGGAGCTGCGCCGGCTGCTCGCCCGTGCGGTCAACACCCTGCCGGACCGGGAGAAGACGGTGGTGACCCTGTACTACTACGAGGGCCTCACCCTCGCCGAGATCGGCCAGGTGCTCGGGGTCACCGAGAGCCGGGTGAGCCAGATCCACACCAAGGCAGTGCTGCAACTGCGCGCCAAGCTCTCCGACGCCAGGTAGCCGCAGCGGGCCTGTTCCCGTGCCGCCCTGGGACGCACCGCCGCTGCCTCCGTACAGTGGACAGGTGCCAAAGATCCGAGCGGCCAACCTGGCCGCGCACCGCGAGATGCAGCGCACCGCCCTCCTCGCCGCCGCGCGCGCGCTGCTCGTCGAAGGCGGCGTGGATGCGCTGACCTTTCCCGCGCTCGCCTCGCGCACCGGTCTGGCGCGGTCCTCCGTGTATGAGTACTTCGGCTCCCGGGGTGCGGTGGTCGAGGAGCTCTTCGCCGCCGACTTCCCCGTCTGGTCGGCCCGGATCGAGACCGCGATGGCCGAGGCAGCGACCCCCGAGGCCCGGGTGGAGGCGTATGTACGCACCCAGCTGGCCCTGGCCGGGGACCCCCGGCACCGCGCGGTCACCGCGATCTCGGCCGCCGAACTGGACGATGACGCCCGCGACCGCATCCGGGCCGCCCACGGCCGACTGGTCGAGCTGGTGGTCTCCGCGCTGCGGGAGCTGGGCCATGAGCAGCCGGGGCTCGCCGCCGGGCTGCT is part of the Peterkaempfera bronchialis genome and encodes:
- the whiG gene encoding RNA polymerase sigma factor WhiG, which produces MPTHIPRRRATGGDRALTASAAGPGPAPEIHSAVAGAAAAAGGAGPARSGLSGQSAAPAPAVEAAAPPPTASSEPPRPPGARRGGAAAERPALDQLWRSYKSTGDGRLREQLILHYSPLVKYVAGRVGVGLPANVEQADFVSSGVFGLIDAIEKFDLDRAIKFETYAISRIRGAIIDELRALDWIPRSVRQKARAVERAYATLETRLRRTPHEPEVAAEMGIPVEELHAIFSQLSLANVAALDELLHPVGEGGDGLSLLDTLVDTAADDPVEVAEDRELRRLLARAVNTLPDREKTVVTLYYYEGLTLAEIGQVLGVTESRVSQIHTKAVLQLRAKLSDAR